One Chaetodon auriga isolate fChaAug3 unplaced genomic scaffold, fChaAug3.hap1 Scaffold_134, whole genome shotgun sequence genomic window carries:
- the LOC143317676 gene encoding uncharacterized protein LOC143317676 codes for MPLGETAETQQQKKDELKNLFSQNQQSPGPLKMLMKSTFYSQRKDVNQGKDMKYLQENWPYWFHEIGMNVHFNELTGVDLKETFLKNVEQKGERLLHFMKTVAVNKSKRFYQAATKLQIMMGEQAVSTQVTEMVLLLLAYFDKRDDVMFHYVEDTCLAGEVVMDRVPLTPTIVVCGQSCFSSRRMMLCVDHVIVNENISSFISSLCMMFGSYYCFNIHYPTALASTLEFLELQRCCPRTVFLS; via the exons ATGCCCCTTGGGGAAACGGCCGAaacccagcagcagaagaaagatGAGCTTAAAAATCTGTTCAGCCAGAATCAACAAAGCCCAGGTCCTTTGAAAATGCTGATGAAGTCCACATTCTACAGCCAGCGAAAAGACGTGAACCAAGGGAAAGACATGAAGTACCTCCAGGAAAACTGGCCATATTGGTTTCATGAAATTGGCATGAATGTTCACTTCAACGAGCTCACTGGAGTTGACCTGAAGGAAACCTTCTTGAAAAATGTGGAACAGAAGGGGGAACGGCTCTTGCACTTCATGAAGACAgttgctgtcaacaaatccaaaagaTTCTACCAAGCTGCAACAAAGCTACAGATTATGATGGGAGAACAGGCAGTCAGCACACAGGTCACAGAGATGGTGCTGCTTCTTCTGGCTTATTTTGACAAgagagatgatgtgatgttcCATTACGTGGAGGACACTTGCCTGGCTGGAGAAGTGGTCATGGACCGAGTTCCCTTGACTCCAACGATTGTTGTATGTG gacaatcctgcttttcttccagaaggatgatgctgtgtgtggatcACGTCATCGTCAACGAGAAcatctcttccttcatctcctccttgtGCATGATGTTTGGCTCGTATTACTGCTTCAACATCCATTACCCAACTGCACTTGCATCAACCCTGGAGTTTCTGGAGTTACAGAGGTGCTGCCCTCGCACTGTGTTCCTATCTTGA